A single Anopheles maculipalpis chromosome 3RL, idAnoMacuDA_375_x, whole genome shotgun sequence DNA region contains:
- the LOC126563336 gene encoding uncharacterized protein LOC126563336, translating to MQRCSFCPTVLVLLALWLTTRPEQVASNGDFSYFYGTIAPTDTLCAKKVVGIGTKTPVQVDYSSKRPITAVSLDASNVAYQGFNALITRGAIGQQGITFSLNGPWLLPYYIELDYYCRASDQP from the exons ATGCAGCGTTGCAGCTTTTGTCCCACCGTACTAGTGCTGCTGGCACTTTGGCTTACCACCCGGCCCGAGCAGGTGGCTAGTAATGGAGACTTTAGCTATTTCTACGGCACGATCGCACCGACGGATACACTATGCGCGAAGAAAGTCGTCGGCATCGGTACCAAGACGCCCGTACAGGTGGATTACAGCAGCAAG CGCCCGATAACAGCTGTCAGTCTCGATGCATCGAACGTGGCTTACCAGGGCTTCAATGCACTCATCACCCGCGGTGCCATCGGCCAACAGGGCATCACGTTCAGCCTGAACGGGCCCTGGTTGTTGCCGTACTACATCGAGCTGGATTACTACTGCCGGGCGTCGGACCAACCCTGA